In a single window of the Euwallacea fornicatus isolate EFF26 chromosome 5, ASM4011564v1, whole genome shotgun sequence genome:
- the LOC136339245 gene encoding glutamate receptor 1-like isoform X1 yields MGLFLALFLIFSLDFRACEGSVSEKIPLGAIFEQGTDDVQTAFKFAIAQHNQNDSGRRFELQAYVDVINTADAFKLSRLICNQFSRGVYSMVGAVSPDSFDTLHSYSNTFQMPFVTPWFPEKVLAPSSGFLDFAISMRPEYHQAIIDTVKYYGWRRIIYLYDSNDGLLRLQQIYQGLSPGNEQFQVRTVRRIGNVTEALHFLRGLEDKSRWENKYVVLDCSADMAKEIVVGHVRDLALGRRTYHYLLSGLVMDDRWESEVAEYGAINITGFRIVDVSHKPVKDFLEGWKRLDPSQSQGAGRETISAQAALMYDAVFVLVEAFNKILRKKPDSFKNINTRTGRGQFYNNGSKILDCNPSGGWVSPWEHGDKISRYLRKVEIEGLTGDILFTEEGRRRNYTLHVVEMTINSAMVKVAEWTDQNGFNPVAAKYTRLKPAAHIERNKTYVVTTIVEEPYIMIHKEESGELLMGNDRFEGYCKDLAELIAKKLNINYELRIVKDGKYGAENTDVKGGWDGMVGELVRNEADLAIAPITITSERERVIDFSKPFMSLGISIMIKKPMKQKPGVFSFLNPLSQEIWISVVFAFVGVSIVLFIVSRFSPYEWRILHHSDEPVRHPPHLHTNSGGTMANDFSLLNSLWFSLAAFMQQGGDISPRSISGRIVGACWWFFTLIIISSYTANLAAFLTVERMVAPINSPEDLASQTEVEYGTLLGGATYDFFKRSQITLYSRMWEFMNSRKHVFVKTYDDGIRRVRQSKGKYALLIESPKNDYINEREPCDTMKVGRNFDAKGFGVATPLGSPLRDAVNLAVLSLKEDGELTKLKNKWWYDRTECLKDKQDSMRNELSLSNVAGVFYILIGGLFVAMGVAALEFCYKSHLEAKRAKIPIGDALKNKARLTLGVGRDFDNGRPPYKVHKSQSQQQINNHHHHHTNNTGTLNRCPRHVAGHMTVHGNLATPRNQQHPAYQQQRLHYARASLTEGLLATT; encoded by the exons GTGCCATATTTGAGCAGGGTACTGATGATGTGCAAACCGCCTTCAAATTTGCCATCGCGCAGCATAATCAAAACGACTCAGGCCGACGTTTCGAACTCCAAGCTTACGTGGACGTCATCAATACTGCTGACGCCTTCAAGCTCTCAAGACTAA TATGCAACCAATTCTCCAGGGGAGTTTACTCAATGGTGGGGGCAGTCTCCCCAGACTCCTTCGACACTCTCCACTCCTACAGCAACACTTTCCAAATGCCCTTCGTCACTCCCTGGTTCCCGGAAAAAGTTCTGGCGCCGTCCTCTGGTTTCCTGGACTTTGCTATCTCCATGAGACCGGAGTACCATCAGGCCATCATCGACACCGTCAAATACTATGGCTGGAGGCggattatttatttgtatgaTTCCAATGACGGGTTGCTGAGGCTGCAGCAAATTTACCAGGGCCTCAGCCCCGGCAACGAGCAATTTCAAGTGAGGACGGTGAGAAGGATTGGCAACGTCACGGAAGCTCTGCACTTCCTGAGAGGGTTGGAAGACAAGTCCAGATGGGAGAATAAATATGTTGTTTTGGATTGTTCCGCGGATATGGCGAAGGAGATTGTGGTGGGGCATGTGAGAGACCTGGCCTTAGGAAGAAGGACTTACCATTACTTACTGTCAGGCCTG gtaATGGACGATAGATGGGAATCGGAAGTTGCGGAATATGGAGCCATAAATATCACAGGATTTAGAATTGTTGATGTTTCACACAAGCCTGTTAAAGATTTCCTGGAAGG CTGGAAGCGTCTAGACCCGAGCCAGTCCCAAGGGGCGGGAAGGGAGACCATCTCAGCCCAAGCTGCTCTAATGTACGATGCAGTTTTCGTTCTGGTAGAAGCCTTCAACAAAATCCTTCGCAAAAAACCGGACAGCTTCAAGAATATCAATACACGCACTGGGAGGGGACAGTTCTACAACAACGGAAGCAAAATTTTGGACTGCAACCCCTCTGGGGGATGGGTCTCCCCTTGGGAACACGGAGACAAGATATCCAGATACTTGAGGAAG gTGGAAATCGAGGGCCTTACAGGCGACATTCTCTTCACAGAAGAAGGAAGAAGACGCAACTACACCCTCCACGTGGTGGAAATGACCATCAACAGCGCCATGGTCAAGGTGGCCGAATGGACTGACCAGAACGGCTTCAACCCAGTTGCGGCAAAGTACACACGACTCAAACCAGCGGCACACATCGAACGCAATAAAACTTATGTGGTGACCACCATTGTG GAGGAACCATACATAATGATTCACAAAGAGGAGTCTGGGGAGCTACTGATGGGTAACGATCGATTCGAGGGGTACTGCAAGGACCTGGCGGAACTAATCGCGAAGAAACTGAATATAAATT ATGAGCTGCGCATAGTCAAAGATGGGAAATACGGCGCAGAAAACACGGATGTCAAGGGTGGCTGGGATGGTATGGTTGGCGAGCTCGTGCGCAAC GAGGCTGATTTGGCCATCGCCCCCATTACCATCACCTCTGAAAGGGAAAGGGTGATCGACTTCAGCAAGCCCTTCATGTCTCTGGGTATATCCATTATGATCAAAAAGCCTATGAAGCAGAAACCTGGAGTTTTCAGTTTCCTCAACCCCCTGTCTCAGGAGATCTGG ATCAGCGTGGTGTTTGCCTTTGTAGGAGTGAGCATTGTGCTGTTCATAGTCTCCAGGTTCTCGCCCTACGAGTGGAGGATCCTCCACCATAGTGACGAACCTGTGAGACACCCTCCGCACCTCCACACCAACAGCGGTGGTACTATGGCCAATGACTTCAGCCTGCTTAACAGTTTATGGTTCTCCTTGGCTGCTTTCATGCAGCAAGGAGGAGATATATCACCCAGATCCATATCCGGGCGGATAGTAGGCGCCTGCTGGTGGTTCTTCACCCTCATCATAATATCAAGCTACACCGCCAATTTAGCCGCATTCCTCACAGTGGAGAGAATGGTGGCCCCCATAAACTCTCCCGAGGATTTGGCATCACAGACTGAAGTGGAGTATGGGACTTTGTTGGGGGGAGCCACGTACGACTTCTTCAAG CGCTCTCAGATTACCCTCTATTCCCGAATGTGGGAGTTCATGAACTCGAGAAAGCACGTCTTTGTCAAGACGTACGACGATGGGATTCGAAGGGTGCGCCAGTCCAAAG GGAAGTACGCCCTCCTCATTGAATCCCCGAAAAATGACTATATTAACGAGAGAGAGCCTTGCGATACCATGAAAGTGGGCAGAAACTTCGACGCCAAGGGCTTCGGGGTGGCTACCCCTCTAGGATCACCCCTCAG GGACGCAGTGAATTTGGCTGTGCTGAGTCTCAAGGAAGATGGTGAGCTAACTAAGCTCAAGAACAAATGGTGGTACGATCGGACTGAGTGCCTCAAGGATAAACAG GATTCTATGAGGAACGAGCTCTCCCTCAGCAACGTAGCCGGGGTCTTCTACATCCTCATTGGCGGGCTTTTTGTGGCCATGGGCGTAGCCGCCTTAGAGTTCTGCTACAAGTCCCATCTGGAGGCCAAAAGGGCCAAAATCCCCATCGGAGACGCTCTGAAGAACAAAGCTCGACTCACCCTGGGAGTAGGCAGGGACTTCGACAATGGAAGG CCCCCATACAAAGTACACAAATCGCAGTCTCAACAACAAATTAACAACCATCACCATCATCACACAAATAATACTGGCACTCTGAATCGGTGCCCCAGACACGTGGCTGGTCACATGACAGTTCACGGTAACCTGGCCACGCCCAGAAATCAGCAACACCCTGCTTATCAACAGCAGAGACTGCACTATGCGAGAGCTAGCTTGACCGAGGGGCTGCTAGCCACCACTTAA
- the LOC136339245 gene encoding glutamate receptor 1-like isoform X2 produces the protein MGLFLALFLIFSLDFRACEGSVSEKIPLGAIFEQGTDDVQTAFKFAIAQHNQNDSGRRFELQAYVDVINTADAFKLSRLICNQFSRGVYSMVGAVSPDSFDTLHSYSNTFQMPFVTPWFPEKVLAPSSGFLDFAISMRPEYHQAIIDTVKYYGWRRIIYLYDSNDGLLRLQQIYQGLSPGNEQFQVRTVRRIGNVTEALHFLRGLEDKSRWENKYVVLDCSADMAKEIVVGHVRDLALGRRTYHYLLSGLVMDDRWESEVAEYGAINITGFRIVDVSHKPVKDFLEGWKRLDPSQSQGAGRETISAQAALMYDAVFVLVEAFNKILRKKPDSFKNINTRTGRGQFYNNGSKILDCNPSGGWVSPWEHGDKISRYLRKVEIEGLTGDILFTEEGRRRNYTLHVVEMTINSAMVKVAEWTDQNGFNPVAAKYTRLKPAAHIERNKTYVVTTIVEEPYIMIHKEESGELLMGNDRFEGYCKDLAELIAKKLNINYELRIVKDGKYGAENTDVKGGWDGMVGELVRNEADLAIAPITITSERERVIDFSKPFMSLGISIMIKKPMKQKPGVFSFLNPLSQEIWISVVFAFVGVSIVLFIVSRFSPYEWRILHHSDEPVRHPPHLHTNSGGTMANDFSLLNSLWFSLAAFMQQGGDISPRSISGRIVGACWWFFTLIIISSYTANLAAFLTVERMVAPINSPEDLASQTEVEYGTLLGGATYDFFKRSQITLYSRMWEFMNSRKHVFVKTYDDGIRRVRQSKGKYALLIESPKNDYINEREPCDTMKVGRNFDAKGFGVATPLGSPLRDAVNLAVLSLKEDGELTKLKNKWWYDRTECLKDKQDSMRNELSLSNVAGVFYILIGGLFVAMGVAALEFCYKSHLEAKRAKIPIGDALKNKARLTLGVGRDFDNGRYYTPANQIGPTTDNEAPHSNTHTSPYTPSCTV, from the exons GTGCCATATTTGAGCAGGGTACTGATGATGTGCAAACCGCCTTCAAATTTGCCATCGCGCAGCATAATCAAAACGACTCAGGCCGACGTTTCGAACTCCAAGCTTACGTGGACGTCATCAATACTGCTGACGCCTTCAAGCTCTCAAGACTAA TATGCAACCAATTCTCCAGGGGAGTTTACTCAATGGTGGGGGCAGTCTCCCCAGACTCCTTCGACACTCTCCACTCCTACAGCAACACTTTCCAAATGCCCTTCGTCACTCCCTGGTTCCCGGAAAAAGTTCTGGCGCCGTCCTCTGGTTTCCTGGACTTTGCTATCTCCATGAGACCGGAGTACCATCAGGCCATCATCGACACCGTCAAATACTATGGCTGGAGGCggattatttatttgtatgaTTCCAATGACGGGTTGCTGAGGCTGCAGCAAATTTACCAGGGCCTCAGCCCCGGCAACGAGCAATTTCAAGTGAGGACGGTGAGAAGGATTGGCAACGTCACGGAAGCTCTGCACTTCCTGAGAGGGTTGGAAGACAAGTCCAGATGGGAGAATAAATATGTTGTTTTGGATTGTTCCGCGGATATGGCGAAGGAGATTGTGGTGGGGCATGTGAGAGACCTGGCCTTAGGAAGAAGGACTTACCATTACTTACTGTCAGGCCTG gtaATGGACGATAGATGGGAATCGGAAGTTGCGGAATATGGAGCCATAAATATCACAGGATTTAGAATTGTTGATGTTTCACACAAGCCTGTTAAAGATTTCCTGGAAGG CTGGAAGCGTCTAGACCCGAGCCAGTCCCAAGGGGCGGGAAGGGAGACCATCTCAGCCCAAGCTGCTCTAATGTACGATGCAGTTTTCGTTCTGGTAGAAGCCTTCAACAAAATCCTTCGCAAAAAACCGGACAGCTTCAAGAATATCAATACACGCACTGGGAGGGGACAGTTCTACAACAACGGAAGCAAAATTTTGGACTGCAACCCCTCTGGGGGATGGGTCTCCCCTTGGGAACACGGAGACAAGATATCCAGATACTTGAGGAAG gTGGAAATCGAGGGCCTTACAGGCGACATTCTCTTCACAGAAGAAGGAAGAAGACGCAACTACACCCTCCACGTGGTGGAAATGACCATCAACAGCGCCATGGTCAAGGTGGCCGAATGGACTGACCAGAACGGCTTCAACCCAGTTGCGGCAAAGTACACACGACTCAAACCAGCGGCACACATCGAACGCAATAAAACTTATGTGGTGACCACCATTGTG GAGGAACCATACATAATGATTCACAAAGAGGAGTCTGGGGAGCTACTGATGGGTAACGATCGATTCGAGGGGTACTGCAAGGACCTGGCGGAACTAATCGCGAAGAAACTGAATATAAATT ATGAGCTGCGCATAGTCAAAGATGGGAAATACGGCGCAGAAAACACGGATGTCAAGGGTGGCTGGGATGGTATGGTTGGCGAGCTCGTGCGCAAC GAGGCTGATTTGGCCATCGCCCCCATTACCATCACCTCTGAAAGGGAAAGGGTGATCGACTTCAGCAAGCCCTTCATGTCTCTGGGTATATCCATTATGATCAAAAAGCCTATGAAGCAGAAACCTGGAGTTTTCAGTTTCCTCAACCCCCTGTCTCAGGAGATCTGG ATCAGCGTGGTGTTTGCCTTTGTAGGAGTGAGCATTGTGCTGTTCATAGTCTCCAGGTTCTCGCCCTACGAGTGGAGGATCCTCCACCATAGTGACGAACCTGTGAGACACCCTCCGCACCTCCACACCAACAGCGGTGGTACTATGGCCAATGACTTCAGCCTGCTTAACAGTTTATGGTTCTCCTTGGCTGCTTTCATGCAGCAAGGAGGAGATATATCACCCAGATCCATATCCGGGCGGATAGTAGGCGCCTGCTGGTGGTTCTTCACCCTCATCATAATATCAAGCTACACCGCCAATTTAGCCGCATTCCTCACAGTGGAGAGAATGGTGGCCCCCATAAACTCTCCCGAGGATTTGGCATCACAGACTGAAGTGGAGTATGGGACTTTGTTGGGGGGAGCCACGTACGACTTCTTCAAG CGCTCTCAGATTACCCTCTATTCCCGAATGTGGGAGTTCATGAACTCGAGAAAGCACGTCTTTGTCAAGACGTACGACGATGGGATTCGAAGGGTGCGCCAGTCCAAAG GGAAGTACGCCCTCCTCATTGAATCCCCGAAAAATGACTATATTAACGAGAGAGAGCCTTGCGATACCATGAAAGTGGGCAGAAACTTCGACGCCAAGGGCTTCGGGGTGGCTACCCCTCTAGGATCACCCCTCAG GGACGCAGTGAATTTGGCTGTGCTGAGTCTCAAGGAAGATGGTGAGCTAACTAAGCTCAAGAACAAATGGTGGTACGATCGGACTGAGTGCCTCAAGGATAAACAG GATTCTATGAGGAACGAGCTCTCCCTCAGCAACGTAGCCGGGGTCTTCTACATCCTCATTGGCGGGCTTTTTGTGGCCATGGGCGTAGCCGCCTTAGAGTTCTGCTACAAGTCCCATCTGGAGGCCAAAAGGGCCAAAATCCCCATCGGAGACGCTCTGAAGAACAAAGCTCGACTCACCCTGGGAGTAGGCAGGGACTTCGACAATGGAAGG TATTACACGCCAGCCAATCAAATAGGACCCACTACTGATAACGAGGCACCGCACAGTAACACGCACAC ATCGCCGTATACGCCATCGTGCACGGTATAA